Proteins encoded by one window of Candidatus Stoquefichus sp. SB1:
- a CDS encoding Gfo/Idh/MocA family protein — MKLGITGCGMIVHDLFRFIHDVEGVELTAMASIPAEYEKVQALAKENHVQKTYECYEDMLKDDEIEVIYLGVPNHLHYVMCKQALEAHKHVICEKPFTSHIQELEELNQLAKDNHLLLLEAISTQYLPNVLKMKELLNEVGNVKIVSANYSQYSSRYNAFKEGNILPAFDYTKSGGALMDLNIYNIHLLVALFGEPQNVQYQANIEKGIDTSGIITLDYGHFKAVLIGAKDCKAPIMTSIQGDQGCILVTTPANGITDFKVIKNDNTETLYNEQNGQHRMYFEFVEFVKIIENKDYQKADEMMKKSLAAMKIATNARKSAGVVFLADQNINND, encoded by the coding sequence ATGAAATTAGGAATTACAGGATGTGGGATGATTGTTCATGATTTGTTTCGTTTTATACATGATGTCGAAGGTGTTGAATTAACAGCGATGGCTTCTATTCCTGCTGAATATGAAAAAGTACAAGCATTAGCAAAAGAAAATCATGTTCAAAAAACTTATGAATGTTATGAAGATATGTTAAAAGATGATGAAATAGAAGTGATTTATTTAGGTGTTCCTAATCATTTACATTATGTAATGTGTAAACAGGCATTAGAAGCACATAAACATGTGATTTGTGAAAAACCATTCACATCACATATTCAAGAATTAGAAGAATTAAATCAATTAGCTAAAGACAATCACTTACTTTTATTAGAAGCCATTTCAACACAATATTTACCTAATGTTTTAAAGATGAAAGAACTTTTAAATGAAGTCGGTAATGTTAAAATTGTAAGTGCTAATTATTCTCAATATTCATCACGTTATAATGCATTTAAAGAAGGAAATATTTTACCAGCTTTTGATTATACAAAATCTGGTGGTGCTTTAATGGATTTAAATATCTATAATATTCATTTATTAGTTGCTTTATTTGGAGAACCACAAAATGTTCAATATCAAGCTAATATTGAAAAAGGTATTGATACTTCTGGAATCATCACCTTAGATTATGGTCACTTTAAAGCAGTCTTAATTGGTGCAAAAGATTGTAAAGCACCTATTATGACAAGTATTCAAGGTGATCAAGGATGTATACTTGTGACGACACCGGCTAATGGTATTACTGATTTTAAAGTGATTAAAAATGATAATACTGAGACCCTTTATAATGAACAAAATGGGCAACATCGTATGTATTTTGAATTTGTTGAATTTGTTAAGATTATTGAAAATAAAGATTATCAAAAAGCTGATGAAATGATGAAGAAGAGTTTAGCAGCTATGAAAATTGCGACTAATGCAAGAAAGTCAGCAGGAGTTGTCTTTTTAGCAGATCAAAATATAAATAATGATTAA
- a CDS encoding VOC family protein — protein MKFNEVMHLSFYTDQIDEMRDFYENKLGLKAKIIMRYEAYKGKKERGAWAARAETRPHDIAYIFIELAPGQYLELFPKGDGQLEHESPDTRLGYSHFALMVDDIHEAREELVKAGVEIDIEPNKGQSETWQMWVHDPDGNKFEIMQYTEKSLQHKGNIEDDRKKYGHE, from the coding sequence ATGAAATTTAATGAAGTTATGCATCTTTCGTTTTATACAGATCAAATAGATGAAATGAGAGATTTCTATGAAAATAAGTTAGGATTAAAAGCAAAAATTATTATGCGTTATGAAGCATATAAAGGAAAAAAAGAAAGAGGAGCATGGGCAGCAAGAGCTGAGACACGCCCACATGATATTGCTTATATATTTATCGAATTAGCACCTGGACAGTATTTAGAACTTTTTCCAAAAGGTGATGGACAATTAGAACATGAATCTCCAGATACAAGATTAGGTTATTCACATTTTGCATTAATGGTTGATGATATTCATGAAGCAAGAGAAGAATTAGTCAAAGCTGGTGTAGAGATTGATATCGAACCAAATAAAGGTCAATCAGAAACATGGCAAATGTGGGTTCATGATCCTGATGGCAATAAATTTGAAATTATGCAGTATACTGAAAAGTCTTTACAGCATAAAGGAAATATTGAAGACGATAGAAAAAAATATGGTCATGAATAA
- a CDS encoding PTS transporter subunit EIIC, whose translation MNKKICFENKEERKMNYDEIARSILENVGGNENIISIMSCFTRVRIEVKEKDKVNEDMIKKLDGVKGATFFNNTYQIIFGGKCNDVYDALAKIVTIKEEQIPVKQNEKFGWRTVFDYITGSIQPIIPVLIGCGLIQGILALMSYIEIDATTYGYQLINAAGTAGYYFLPILLGFSAAKKLGVNPYIGATLGGILVYPTVIELAGQGATASFYGLPVKLVTYSSTMTPILLTMPIVYWVEKFAKKISPTLLKSVLIPAITIIVSLPIMVVVTAPIAQVISEVLGQGIQYIYSHFAILGGLIIGATCPYFVLTGIHQATAIPIVLNELATVGYSVVFPILGFGNAAVAGSALGVALKTKNKSLRSEAFSSTIIGAIGITEPALYGVLLPTKKSLIAPGIMSGICGALSLTFVVKAMGLGLCGLGGIPLFLGETFFIWCILMVVAYLGAAAITYFIGFDDIPE comes from the coding sequence TTGAATAAAAAAATTTGTTTTGAAAATAAGGAGGAAAGAAAGATGAATTATGATGAAATTGCAAGAAGTATTTTAGAAAATGTAGGTGGAAATGAGAATATTATAAGTATTATGAGTTGTTTTACACGTGTTCGTATAGAAGTAAAAGAAAAAGATAAAGTGAATGAGGATATGATTAAGAAGCTAGATGGTGTTAAAGGGGCAACCTTCTTTAACAATACTTATCAAATTATTTTTGGTGGAAAATGTAATGATGTTTATGATGCTTTGGCAAAGATTGTTACAATTAAGGAAGAACAAATTCCAGTAAAACAAAATGAAAAATTTGGTTGGAGAACAGTATTTGATTATATTACTGGTTCAATTCAGCCTATTATTCCTGTGTTAATTGGATGTGGACTCATCCAAGGAATCCTTGCATTGATGTCGTATATTGAAATAGATGCAACAACATATGGATATCAACTTATTAATGCGGCTGGAACTGCGGGATATTACTTTTTACCTATATTGTTAGGATTTAGTGCTGCTAAGAAATTGGGAGTAAATCCATATATTGGAGCAACTTTGGGAGGAATATTAGTTTATCCTACTGTTATTGAATTAGCAGGACAAGGAGCAACTGCATCCTTTTATGGATTACCAGTAAAACTTGTGACTTATTCTTCTACAATGACACCAATCCTTTTAACGATGCCAATCGTTTATTGGGTAGAAAAATTTGCTAAAAAGATTTCTCCAACACTGTTAAAGTCTGTATTGATTCCAGCAATTACAATTATTGTGAGTTTACCAATAATGGTTGTTGTAACGGCTCCAATTGCTCAAGTGATTTCAGAAGTTTTAGGTCAAGGGATTCAATATATCTATAGTCATTTTGCGATTCTAGGAGGTCTTATTATTGGTGCAACATGTCCATATTTTGTTTTAACAGGAATTCATCAAGCAACAGCTATTCCAATTGTTTTAAATGAATTAGCAACTGTTGGATATTCAGTTGTCTTCCCAATCTTAGGTTTTGGAAATGCTGCAGTTGCTGGTTCCGCCTTGGGGGTTGCTTTAAAAACAAAGAATAAAAGTTTAAGAAGTGAGGCATTCAGTTCTACAATTATTGGTGCGATTGGAATTACAGAGCCAGCTTTATATGGTGTATTATTACCAACAAAAAAATCTTTAATTGCTCCTGGAATTATGTCAGGTATTTGTGGTGCCCTTTCTTTAACATTTGTTGTTAAAGCAATGGGACTGGGATTATGTGGTTTAGGTGGTATTCCATTATTTTTAGGTGAGACATTCTTTATTTGGTGTATCTTAATGGTTGTTGCTTATTTAGGTGCAGCTGCTATCACTTATTTTATTGGTTTTGATGATATCCCAGAATAA
- a CDS encoding PRD domain-containing protein, protein MIITKPLNNNVVMAKDQQQEEVIVVGTGIGFHKKAGDIIDEQKIQKVFSVADNNKLAELISQIPGQYIELTEKIVQYAKRKYNLILNENIYLGLTDHIYFALQRIQEGIDLENPFLIDIQQFYQQEYKIGLYAKEMINRMFHIQIPNDEVGYIAMHIIENSFQQKREDFDAIFKVVNESVSFIRKYYLKDVKENSLAYTRLVNHVKYFAKRFIEGKENQSQNRLLKETIQGVFKEEQECIDQLSKYLEDKFDKEMSDSEKNYLVLHLRNCQELNE, encoded by the coding sequence ATGATTATAACAAAACCACTTAATAATAATGTTGTTATGGCTAAAGATCAACAACAAGAAGAGGTTATTGTTGTGGGAACAGGTATTGGATTTCATAAAAAGGCTGGAGATATTATTGATGAACAAAAAATACAAAAAGTTTTTTCAGTTGCTGATAATAATAAATTAGCAGAGTTAATATCACAAATTCCAGGACAATATATTGAATTAACTGAAAAAATAGTTCAATATGCGAAAAGAAAATATAATTTGATATTAAATGAAAACATATATTTAGGACTTACTGATCATATATATTTTGCTTTACAAAGAATTCAAGAGGGTATTGATTTAGAAAATCCCTTTCTTATAGATATTCAGCAATTCTATCAACAAGAATATAAAATTGGTCTGTATGCTAAAGAAATGATTAATCGTATGTTTCACATTCAAATTCCTAATGATGAGGTAGGATATATAGCCATGCATATTATTGAGAATAGTTTTCAACAGAAGCGAGAAGATTTTGATGCAATTTTCAAAGTTGTCAATGAAAGTGTTTCTTTTATAAGGAAATATTATCTCAAAGATGTAAAAGAAAATTCATTGGCATATACAAGATTGGTTAATCATGTTAAATATTTTGCTAAACGATTTATAGAAGGAAAAGAGAATCAATCACAGAATCGTTTGTTAAAAGAAACAATACAAGGAGTTTTTAAAGAAGAACAAGAATGTATTGACCAATTATCAAAATATTTAGAAGATAAGTTTGATAAAGAAATGAGTGATTCTGAAAAGAATTATTTGGTTTTACATTTACGAAATTGTCAGGAGTTAAATGAATAG
- a CDS encoding oxidoreductase produces MSFSKQYPHLFEPLQVNQMMIPNRIISAPLGSLTDKSLSGIGMIIRGTSGSVPGPRTRMAPGPYCFANMNESQKVREQVVTIQQRGAKAEFELCHVGQYAYVESGDYAIGPVGFIREDGVEVKAMDEEMMNEVADAFAKGAVDAKEYGFDMVMLHFGHGWLPTQFLSPHFNKRTDEYGGCFENRVKFPIQIIERVRQAVGENYPLDMRISAFEYIEDGTPPEEIIRFIQLVEDKIDMVHISCGLERELKAMTKMSSTPYFDHKINVKWSQKIKEKVHIPVAVVGAIMTPEEAEGILASQQADAVVIGRQIIADPFWTTKAKQEKSEDIVPCLRCMNCYNQYARNKDMHYGMKSITCCAVNPRYLHEDYVPVHLDKSETVKKVYIIGGGPAGCKAALTAYERGHKVILMEKNNYLGGQLYCSEFDESKQDLKRYKDYLITQIQKSDIEVRLQCDALECKEEIKTGDSLIIAVGAKPVPLNIEGIQQEHVMDALYAYEHQDEIAHHVLIVGGGSIGAELAKLLCHLDKQVAIVEKSNQLCSNVNEHIQTGLLEKLSECENLKVLINSECLSIQNETVTVKNGKVQQEIKAQSVIIAVGMQSRLDIVNQFYGLVSDINVIGDAKRPGTVAQATHDGYYASASL; encoded by the coding sequence ATGAGTTTTTCTAAACAATATCCACATCTTTTTGAACCATTGCAAGTCAATCAGATGATGATACCAAATCGTATTATATCAGCTCCATTAGGGAGTTTAACAGATAAATCATTAAGTGGAATTGGGATGATTATTCGTGGAACGAGTGGTTCAGTACCTGGACCACGAACACGAATGGCACCAGGACCATATTGTTTTGCCAATATGAATGAGAGTCAGAAAGTTCGTGAACAAGTTGTGACAATTCAACAAAGAGGAGCAAAGGCTGAATTTGAACTTTGTCATGTTGGACAATATGCTTATGTTGAGTCAGGTGATTATGCTATTGGACCAGTTGGATTTATTCGTGAAGATGGGGTTGAAGTCAAAGCGATGGATGAAGAAATGATGAATGAAGTTGCTGATGCTTTTGCAAAAGGTGCAGTAGATGCCAAAGAGTATGGATTTGATATGGTCATGTTACATTTTGGACATGGTTGGTTGCCCACACAATTTCTTTCACCGCATTTTAATAAACGTACTGATGAATATGGTGGGTGTTTTGAAAATCGAGTGAAATTCCCAATACAAATTATTGAAAGAGTAAGGCAGGCAGTTGGAGAAAATTATCCATTAGATATGCGTATTAGTGCTTTTGAATATATTGAAGATGGGACACCTCCAGAGGAAATCATTCGTTTTATTCAACTTGTAGAAGATAAAATTGATATGGTTCATATATCATGTGGATTAGAAAGAGAACTGAAAGCCATGACCAAAATGTCTTCAACACCATATTTTGATCATAAAATAAATGTCAAATGGTCACAAAAGATTAAAGAAAAGGTTCATATTCCAGTAGCTGTTGTAGGAGCTATTATGACACCTGAGGAAGCAGAAGGTATTCTAGCAAGTCAACAGGCAGATGCAGTCGTGATTGGACGACAAATTATTGCTGATCCATTTTGGACAACAAAAGCAAAACAGGAAAAGAGTGAAGATATTGTTCCCTGCTTGCGATGTATGAATTGCTATAATCAATACGCTAGAAATAAGGATATGCATTATGGTATGAAAAGTATTACCTGTTGTGCTGTGAATCCTAGATATTTACATGAAGATTATGTTCCTGTCCACTTGGATAAAAGTGAAACTGTAAAGAAAGTCTATATTATAGGAGGAGGACCAGCGGGTTGTAAAGCTGCTTTGACCGCTTATGAACGAGGACACAAGGTTATTTTGATGGAAAAAAACAATTATTTAGGGGGGCAATTGTATTGTTCTGAGTTTGATGAAAGTAAACAGGATTTAAAAAGATATAAAGATTATTTGATAACGCAAATCCAAAAGTCAGATATTGAAGTGAGATTACAATGTGATGCACTTGAGTGTAAAGAAGAAATAAAAACTGGTGATAGTTTAATAATTGCAGTTGGAGCGAAACCAGTACCATTAAATATTGAAGGTATTCAGCAAGAACATGTTATGGATGCATTGTATGCATATGAACATCAAGATGAAATTGCTCATCATGTTTTAATTGTAGGTGGTGGTTCTATTGGTGCTGAATTAGCAAAATTATTATGTCATTTAGATAAGCAAGTGGCTATTGTGGAAAAGAGTAATCAATTATGTTCCAATGTTAATGAACATATTCAAACAGGGTTACTTGAAAAATTATCTGAATGTGAAAATTTAAAAGTTCTTATAAATTCTGAATGCCTTTCTATTCAAAATGAGACAGTTACTGTTAAAAATGGTAAAGTACAGCAGGAAATAAAAGCACAAAGTGTGATTATTGCAGTTGGTATGCAATCAAGGCTAGATATTGTTAATCAGTTTTATGGTCTTGTTTCAGATATTAATGTTATTGGTGATGCAAAACGTCCTGGAACAGTTGCACAAGCAACACATGATGGTTATTATGCGAGTGCATCTTTATAA
- a CDS encoding glycoside hydrolase family 1 protein, whose product MNHNFLWGSSLSGGQCEGGFHSRSETVVDIIPQGKDTRFQYLDNPGCYLQRPEGFYPSQDGVEFYEHYQEDIAMFAKMGLKALRFSILWSRIYLDDSDQPNEEGLQFYDNVINELLKYHIEPIITTIHFDMPLWIVQKYNGFTNRKTVELYQKYVHTIVNRYHDRVKYWISFCEINVMNSALYMVGGAVLQPDEDRETILHLCAYNQLLANALLVKACHDIDDSLKVGCEVAGTPCYPLTSSPVDYQIMVENERKNNRYTDVMVKGIYPYYFQKEMLDYGIEMRNEDLKILKDYSLDFIAVSYYKSSLASHTHVLDNPYLEKTAFHWTIDPLGFRIMLNNMYERYEIPIMVVENGLGTYDQVENNQIHDDYRIDYLQKHIEQMKLAIEDGVDIIGYLTWAAMDVVSTSEGMMSKRYGFIYVDRNDDGTGSFKRIPKDSFYWYQNYIKEETLKRKK is encoded by the coding sequence ATGAATCATAATTTTTTATGGGGAAGTTCTTTAAGTGGTGGTCAATGTGAAGGTGGTTTTCATAGCCGAAGTGAGACAGTTGTTGATATTATTCCTCAAGGAAAAGATACACGATTTCAATATTTAGATAATCCTGGATGTTATTTACAAAGACCAGAAGGTTTTTATCCATCACAAGATGGTGTTGAATTCTATGAACATTATCAAGAAGATATTGCTATGTTTGCGAAAATGGGTTTAAAGGCCTTAAGGTTTTCTATTCTTTGGTCACGTATCTATCTAGATGATAGTGACCAGCCAAATGAAGAGGGACTACAGTTCTATGATAATGTCATTAATGAATTATTGAAATATCATATTGAACCAATTATCACAACAATTCATTTTGATATGCCATTATGGATTGTCCAAAAATACAATGGTTTTACGAATCGAAAAACAGTTGAACTTTACCAAAAATATGTTCATACAATTGTTAATAGATATCACGATAGAGTGAAATATTGGATATCATTTTGTGAAATCAACGTGATGAATAGTGCTTTATATATGGTTGGCGGAGCAGTTCTTCAACCAGATGAAGATAGAGAAACGATCTTACATCTTTGTGCTTACAATCAGTTATTAGCAAATGCTCTATTGGTCAAAGCTTGTCATGACATTGATGATTCTTTAAAAGTAGGCTGTGAAGTGGCAGGTACGCCCTGTTACCCACTCACATCTTCACCGGTTGATTATCAAATAATGGTGGAAAATGAAAGAAAGAATAATCGGTATACAGATGTCATGGTAAAAGGTATTTATCCATATTATTTTCAAAAGGAAATGTTAGATTATGGGATTGAAATGCGTAATGAAGATTTAAAGATTCTCAAAGATTATTCTTTAGATTTCATTGCTGTATCATATTATAAAAGTTCACTTGCTTCTCATACACATGTCTTAGATAATCCTTATTTAGAAAAGACTGCTTTTCATTGGACAATAGATCCTTTGGGATTTCGGATTATGTTAAACAATATGTATGAGCGTTATGAGATTCCTATTATGGTTGTAGAAAATGGTTTAGGAACATATGATCAAGTTGAAAATAATCAGATTCATGATGATTATCGTATTGATTATTTACAAAAGCATATCGAACAAATGAAGTTAGCGATTGAAGATGGTGTTGATATTATTGGTTATTTGACATGGGCTGCGATGGATGTTGTTTCAACAAGTGAAGGCATGATGTCAAAACGTTATGGATTTATTTATGTAGATAGAAATGATGATGGAACGGGATCATTCAAAAGGATTCCTAAAGATTCTTTTTACTGGTATCAAAATTATATCAAAGAGGAAACTTTAAAGAGAAAGAAATAA
- a CDS encoding PTS sugar transporter subunit IIA, with protein sequence MFFKKSINIHDDGQTIYAPINGQIIPLEEVNDEVFRQKMMGDGVAIEPHDGKIYAPATGVITVVFPTRHVIAMTSVDGMNIIVHVGIDTVELNGNGFHPLVKVGDYVKAGEQIMTFQLHKIKQNYQATTMIVIENSAEYQLLKSSADYVQVGEELMKVKKVKI encoded by the coding sequence ATGTTTTTTAAAAAGAGTATAAATATACATGATGATGGTCAAACAATTTATGCACCAATTAATGGTCAGATCATACCTTTAGAGGAAGTAAATGATGAAGTCTTTCGTCAAAAGATGATGGGGGATGGAGTGGCTATAGAACCTCATGATGGAAAGATTTATGCACCTGCTACTGGAGTTATTACTGTTGTTTTTCCGACACGACATGTTATTGCAATGACTTCTGTAGACGGAATGAATATCATTGTTCATGTAGGTATTGATACTGTTGAATTAAATGGAAATGGATTCCATCCTCTTGTAAAAGTTGGAGATTATGTTAAAGCAGGAGAGCAAATAATGACATTCCAACTTCATAAAATAAAACAGAATTACCAAGCAACAACGATGATTGTTATTGAAAATTCCGCAGAATATCAACTATTAAAAAGTTCTGCAGATTATGTACAGGTTGGAGAAGAATTAATGAAAGTGAAGAAGGTGAAAATATGA
- a CDS encoding Gfo/Idh/MocA family oxidoreductase has protein sequence MLVVAYIGFGNSVCRYHLPYVERRKDTIKVKYIYRRKEDRVGDEERETWYPNITFTSDIDKVMNDSEVNLIVVNTPDAFHVSYTMQALEHGKNVLCEKPFAMTAKEAKEVFAYAKSKGLVAMSNQNRRYDADMRTVRKVIESGVLGDIVEVESHYDYYRPSIVEHQGFGILYGLAVHPIDQIIGQFGQPKKVVYDCRSIDNPGLSDDYYDIDFFYENGMKAIVKTSYYVKLDYPRFIVHGKKGSFLMPALGHQSALKPKPGPIEISFDPLPEEKWGTLSYIDDEGNDVTKKVPTEIGDYGIIYDNLYDVIFNNGEKIVKDEEVVEVLKIIEEATKIAKEAK, from the coding sequence ATGTTAGTTGTTGCGTATATTGGATTTGGGAATAGTGTGTGTCGTTACCATTTGCCATATGTTGAAAGAAGAAAAGACACAATCAAGGTCAAATATATTTATCGAAGAAAGGAGGATAGAGTAGGGGATGAAGAAAGAGAAACATGGTATCCAAATATAACATTTACATCAGATATTGATAAAGTAATGAATGATTCAGAAGTGAATTTAATTGTTGTGAATACACCTGATGCTTTCCATGTAAGTTATACAATGCAGGCATTAGAACATGGCAAAAATGTTTTATGTGAGAAACCATTTGCGATGACAGCCAAAGAAGCAAAAGAAGTCTTTGCATATGCAAAATCAAAAGGCTTGGTTGCCATGTCTAATCAAAATAGACGTTATGATGCAGATATGAGAACGGTCAGAAAAGTGATTGAATCTGGTGTGTTAGGAGATATTGTGGAAGTAGAATCACATTATGATTATTATCGCCCTAGCATTGTGGAACATCAAGGATTTGGAATTCTATATGGTTTAGCAGTTCATCCAATTGATCAGATCATCGGACAATTTGGTCAACCTAAAAAAGTTGTTTATGATTGTCGTAGTATTGATAATCCTGGTCTTTCTGATGATTACTATGATATTGATTTCTTTTATGAAAATGGCATGAAAGCAATTGTCAAAACAAGTTATTATGTGAAATTAGATTATCCTAGATTTATTGTTCATGGTAAAAAAGGAAGTTTCTTAATGCCTGCTTTAGGACATCAAAGTGCATTGAAACCAAAACCTGGACCAATTGAAATTAGTTTTGATCCATTACCAGAAGAAAAATGGGGAACATTATCTTATATTGATGATGAAGGAAATGATGTAACTAAAAAAGTGCCTACTGAAATTGGAGATTATGGCATTATTTATGATAATTTATATGATGTTATTTTTAATAATGGAGAAAAGATTGTTAAAGATGAAGAAGTGGTAGAAGTCTTAAAAATTATTGAAGAAGCAACCAAGATAGCAAAGGAGGCTAAATAA